The following coding sequences are from one Carcharodon carcharias isolate sCarCar2 chromosome 11, sCarCar2.pri, whole genome shotgun sequence window:
- the LOC121284381 gene encoding interleukin-13 receptor subunit alpha-1-like isoform X2, producing the protein MSSITNLSCLFYNYSQMNCTWDINEQAPADAQYTLSYQFTGKTEVPTCHLTGCCNATCHFRKDKLIHFDIIQICVAESSQHLTKPCCISISPATYYKASAPIKVEVNETEVKWKPPRGVHPSDDFFYQVEITDNSNNVKKIEDVKLTKWIIENRKKSYSVKVRARIDNHFSDSLWSDWSQAVNIEPKPKDYTLLIEITLVITFVALVVLLMFTCRRYKLLENLCQPIPDPERMFKDLYDHHNGDFQEWINAKPLVTKVPDECIAVTLED; encoded by the exons ATGTCCTCAATTACGAACCTGTCATGTTTATTTTATAACTACTCCCAAATGAACTGTACCTGGGATATCAATGAGCAAGCACCAGCGGATGCACAGTATACTTTGTCTTATCA GTTTACTGGAAAAACTGAAGTACCGACCTGTCATCTGACTGGATGTTGCAATGCTACCTGCCATTTTCGGAAGGATAAATTGATCCATTTCGACATAATACAAATTTGTGTTGCTGAATCAAGCCAACATCTAACCAAACCTTGCTGCATATCCATCTCACCAGCTACTTATT ATAAAGCCAGTGCTCCAATTAAAGTTGAGGTAAATGAAACTGAAGTAAAGTGGAAGCCACCAAGAGGTGTTCATCCTTCTGACGATTTTTTTTATCAAGTAGAAATCACTGATAATAGCAACAATGTCAAAAAG ATAGAAGATGTAAAATTGACAAAGTGGATCATTGAAAATCGAAAGAAAAGTTACTCTGTAAAAGTGAGGGCACGAATTGACAATCACTTTTCAGATTCTCTTTGGAGTGACTGGAGCCAGGCTGTCAATATTG AGCCTAAACCAAAGGATTACACTTTGCTGATTGAGATTACACTAGTGATTACTTTTGTTGCACTGGTGGTGTTGCTGATGTTCACTTGCAGAAG GTACAAGTTATTGGAAAACCTGTGTCAACCAATCCCTGATCCTGAAAGGATGTTTAAGGATCTATATGACCATCACAATGGAGATTTTCAG GAATGGATCAATGCCAAACCTTTGGTGACCAAAGTCCCTGATGAATGCATTGCAGTTACACTCGAAGACTAG
- the LOC121284381 gene encoding interleukin-13 receptor subunit alpha-1-like isoform X1: MMLRAPSFLIMAILWTVAMNGASLTSSEDLCSPMSSITNLSCLFYNYSQMNCTWDINEQAPADAQYTLSYQFTGKTEVPTCHLTGCCNATCHFRKDKLIHFDIIQICVAESSQHLTKPCCISISPATYYKASAPIKVEVNETEVKWKPPRGVHPSDDFFYQVEITDNSNNVKKIEDVKLTKWIIENRKKSYSVKVRARIDNHFSDSLWSDWSQAVNIEPKPKDYTLLIEITLVITFVALVVLLMFTCRRYKLLENLCQPIPDPERMFKDLYDHHNGDFQEWINAKPLVTKVPDECIAVTLED; the protein is encoded by the exons GTAGCCCCATGTCCTCAATTACGAACCTGTCATGTTTATTTTATAACTACTCCCAAATGAACTGTACCTGGGATATCAATGAGCAAGCACCAGCGGATGCACAGTATACTTTGTCTTATCA GTTTACTGGAAAAACTGAAGTACCGACCTGTCATCTGACTGGATGTTGCAATGCTACCTGCCATTTTCGGAAGGATAAATTGATCCATTTCGACATAATACAAATTTGTGTTGCTGAATCAAGCCAACATCTAACCAAACCTTGCTGCATATCCATCTCACCAGCTACTTATT ATAAAGCCAGTGCTCCAATTAAAGTTGAGGTAAATGAAACTGAAGTAAAGTGGAAGCCACCAAGAGGTGTTCATCCTTCTGACGATTTTTTTTATCAAGTAGAAATCACTGATAATAGCAACAATGTCAAAAAG ATAGAAGATGTAAAATTGACAAAGTGGATCATTGAAAATCGAAAGAAAAGTTACTCTGTAAAAGTGAGGGCACGAATTGACAATCACTTTTCAGATTCTCTTTGGAGTGACTGGAGCCAGGCTGTCAATATTG AGCCTAAACCAAAGGATTACACTTTGCTGATTGAGATTACACTAGTGATTACTTTTGTTGCACTGGTGGTGTTGCTGATGTTCACTTGCAGAAG GTACAAGTTATTGGAAAACCTGTGTCAACCAATCCCTGATCCTGAAAGGATGTTTAAGGATCTATATGACCATCACAATGGAGATTTTCAG GAATGGATCAATGCCAAACCTTTGGTGACCAAAGTCCCTGATGAATGCATTGCAGTTACACTCGAAGACTAG